One window from the genome of Lentibacillus daqui encodes:
- the prfA gene encoding peptide chain release factor 1: MLDRLQSLEDRYNKLNELLSDPEVINDTKKLREYSKEQSDLQEVVDTYRNYKDITSQLEDAKAMLDDNLDEEMAEMVKAEIAELTDSKEELEERLKVLLLPKDPNDDKNVIMEIRGAAGGDEAALFAGDLYRMYSRYAESQGWKTEVLEAHTTGVGGYKEIIFMINGTGAYSKLKYENGAHRVQRVPETESGGRIHTSTATVAVLPETEEVEVEINEKDIRVDTYASSGPGGQSVNTTMSAVRLTHEPTGIVVSIQDEKSQIKNKEKAMKVLRARIYDKYQQEAQAEYDESRKSAVGTGDRSERIRTYNFPQNRVTDHRINLTIQKLDQILTGKLDEIIDALLIEEQTKKLEQIGE, from the coding sequence ATGTTAGACCGTTTACAATCATTGGAAGATCGTTATAATAAATTGAACGAGTTATTGAGTGATCCAGAGGTTATAAATGATACAAAAAAATTGCGGGAGTACTCTAAGGAACAGTCTGATTTGCAGGAGGTTGTGGATACGTATCGCAACTATAAAGATATAACCTCCCAGCTAGAGGATGCCAAGGCAATGCTGGATGATAATCTGGATGAGGAAATGGCGGAGATGGTCAAGGCAGAAATTGCTGAACTGACCGATTCCAAAGAAGAGCTGGAAGAAAGATTAAAGGTATTGCTGTTACCAAAAGATCCGAATGATGATAAGAACGTTATTATGGAAATTCGTGGTGCTGCTGGTGGTGATGAGGCGGCATTATTTGCTGGCGATTTATACCGGATGTATTCGCGTTATGCGGAATCGCAAGGGTGGAAGACAGAGGTTCTAGAGGCACATACGACCGGGGTTGGCGGCTACAAAGAAATCATTTTTATGATCAATGGTACAGGTGCGTATTCTAAATTGAAATATGAAAATGGAGCCCATCGCGTGCAACGGGTGCCGGAAACCGAATCCGGCGGAAGAATCCATACATCAACGGCGACGGTGGCTGTTTTGCCGGAGACAGAAGAGGTAGAAGTGGAAATTAATGAAAAGGATATTCGCGTCGACACGTATGCATCCAGCGGCCCAGGGGGACAGAGCGTTAATACGACGATGTCCGCTGTCCGGTTAACCCATGAGCCGACGGGAATTGTTGTTTCCATTCAGGATGAAAAGTCACAAATTAAAAATAAGGAAAAGGCAATGAAAGTACTGCGCGCACGGATTTATGACAAATATCAGCAGGAAGCACAGGCTGAATATGATGAATCGCGTAAATCGGCAGTTGGTACAGGAGACCGGTCGGAGCGGATCCGTACGTACAATTTTCCACAAAACCGAGTGACAGATCATCGAATTAATTTAACGATTCAAAAACTGGATCAAATCTTGACTGGAAAACTGGATGAAATTATCGATGCTTTGTTGATCGAGGAACAAACTAAAAAATTGGAACAGATTGGTGAATAA